A genomic segment from Armatimonadota bacterium encodes:
- a CDS encoding AP endonuclease produces the protein MARPVTLFTGQWADLPLEEMAKKAKEFGYDGLELACWGDHFEVDKALSQDGYVESRWEILSKYGLKCFAISNHLVGQAVCDHIDERHKAILPPYVWGDGKPEGVKERAAEEMKNTARAARKLFNAAPPEVKAQLKRVVVNGFTGSSIWPFLYSFPPNPPDLVDKGFADFAARWKPILDVFEQEDVYFGLEVHPTEIAFDIVTAQRAIEAVGGHKRFGFNYDPSHLGYQGVDYVAFIRTFRERIFHVHMKDVYWSSTPRLSGVFGGHLNFGHPERYWDFRSLGRGCIDFEGIIRALNEVNYQGPLSVEWEDSGMDREHGAKEACAFVKRMDFEPSRIAFDAAFAEK, from the coding sequence ATGGCGCGACCGGTCACGCTGTTTACCGGACAGTGGGCAGACCTTCCGCTGGAAGAGATGGCGAAGAAGGCGAAAGAGTTCGGCTACGACGGTCTGGAGCTTGCCTGCTGGGGCGACCATTTTGAGGTGGACAAAGCGCTGTCGCAGGATGGCTATGTGGAATCGCGCTGGGAGATACTGAGCAAATACGGGTTGAAGTGCTTCGCAATCAGCAACCATCTGGTCGGTCAGGCTGTGTGCGACCACATCGACGAGCGGCACAAGGCGATTTTGCCCCCGTACGTATGGGGCGACGGCAAGCCCGAAGGGGTGAAAGAGCGCGCCGCGGAGGAGATGAAGAACACCGCTCGCGCCGCTCGCAAGCTATTCAATGCCGCTCCGCCGGAGGTGAAGGCGCAGCTGAAGCGCGTGGTGGTCAACGGCTTCACGGGCAGCTCCATCTGGCCCTTCCTGTACTCCTTCCCGCCCAACCCGCCAGACCTGGTGGATAAGGGCTTTGCCGATTTCGCCGCGCGGTGGAAACCCATCCTCGACGTGTTCGAGCAGGAGGATGTGTATTTCGGGCTGGAAGTGCATCCCACCGAGATCGCCTTCGATATCGTCACGGCGCAGCGAGCGATTGAGGCGGTAGGCGGGCATAAACGCTTCGGCTTCAACTACGACCCCAGCCACCTGGGCTATCAGGGTGTAGACTACGTGGCGTTCATCCGCACCTTCCGTGAGCGCATCTTCCATGTGCACATGAAGGACGTGTACTGGTCGTCTACACCGCGCCTGTCGGGAGTGTTCGGTGGGCACCTGAACTTCGGGCATCCCGAACGCTACTGGGACTTCCGCTCGCTGGGGCGCGGGTGCATCGATTTCGAGGGCATCATCCGCGCGCTGAACGAGGTCAACTACCAGGGACCGCTCTCGGTAGAGTGGGAAGACAGCGGCATGGACCGCGAGCACGGCGCGAAAGAAGCATGCGCCTTTGTGAAGCGTATGGACTTCGAGCCCTCGCGCATCGCCTTCGACGCGGCATTTGCTGAGAAGTAG
- a CDS encoding AMP-dependent synthetase, translating to MYRNLCTVFAEVADRQPQHTALVRILKGQTSSLTYEDYLRRVVQFSAGLAATGVAFGDRVLLLSENRPEWAIADYALLSLGAIVVPVYPSLPANQIEYLARDSGARVIIVSDEKQYRKAVEVSKAVPQLETIVVMDPPADLAGNAISFADIEQRGAEAPDAERRFRERIAQIPPEHIATFIYTSGTTGEPKGAMLTHHNLQSNVDACLQIIDAGPDDVFLSFLPLSHVFERMGGHFTAVACGATVYYCETLFTIARDMQIARPTVMLAVPRLFESIRDRIMENVTKQPPLRRRIFHWAFRNGAKACQAVRGERRWTPWLRLKHRLADRLALHKIRELTGGRLRFFVSGGAALGKHNAEFFHAFGILILEGYGLTETSPVVAVNRPNDYRFGTVGKPIPGVEVRIAEDGEILVCGPNVMLGYYHKPAETAEAIDPEGWFHTGDMGSLDADGFLRITGRKKDIIVLANGKNVAPVPIEDQLKTSPYISEAVLFGDEQEVITALIVPNFERTREWAKMQGLLVQSDTELVALPEVKQLMKQEIDRLTAHLADFEKVRRFTLLDHPFSIETGELTPTLKVRRHFIKQRYAEELQAMRR from the coding sequence ATGTATCGCAACCTCTGCACCGTGTTCGCTGAGGTCGCGGACAGACAACCACAACACACCGCACTGGTGCGCATCCTGAAGGGACAGACCTCTTCCCTCACCTACGAGGATTACCTGCGGAGGGTGGTGCAATTCAGCGCAGGACTGGCAGCCACAGGCGTCGCCTTCGGTGACCGTGTGTTGCTGCTGTCGGAAAACCGTCCCGAATGGGCGATTGCCGATTATGCCTTGCTCTCGCTGGGAGCGATTGTCGTACCTGTATACCCCTCCCTGCCTGCCAACCAGATAGAGTATCTGGCGCGAGATAGCGGCGCAAGGGTGATTATCGTCTCCGATGAGAAGCAGTACCGTAAAGCGGTAGAAGTGAGCAAAGCCGTTCCCCAGCTGGAAACCATCGTGGTGATGGATCCGCCTGCCGACCTTGCAGGCAATGCCATCAGCTTCGCTGACATCGAGCAACGTGGCGCAGAAGCACCCGACGCCGAACGCCGATTCAGAGAGCGGATTGCGCAAATACCCCCCGAACATATCGCCACGTTCATCTACACCAGCGGCACCACCGGCGAGCCCAAGGGCGCGATGCTTACCCATCACAACCTGCAATCGAATGTGGACGCCTGCCTGCAAATCATCGATGCAGGACCCGACGACGTCTTCCTCTCCTTCCTGCCTCTCAGTCATGTCTTCGAGCGCATGGGTGGACACTTCACCGCCGTTGCCTGCGGTGCGACGGTATACTACTGCGAAACGCTCTTCACCATCGCCCGCGATATGCAGATTGCCCGTCCGACGGTGATGCTGGCGGTGCCTCGCCTCTTCGAAAGCATCCGCGACCGCATCATGGAAAACGTTACCAAACAGCCCCCACTCCGGCGACGTATCTTCCACTGGGCGTTCCGCAACGGAGCCAAAGCCTGCCAGGCAGTACGTGGCGAGCGGCGCTGGACGCCCTGGCTGCGCCTTAAGCACCGCCTGGCAGACCGGCTGGCGCTGCATAAGATACGGGAGTTGACGGGCGGACGTCTACGCTTCTTCGTATCGGGTGGCGCAGCGCTGGGGAAACACAACGCCGAGTTCTTCCACGCCTTCGGCATCCTGATCCTGGAAGGCTACGGATTAACCGAAACCTCGCCTGTGGTTGCGGTGAACCGCCCCAACGACTACCGATTCGGCACGGTGGGCAAGCCGATTCCGGGAGTGGAGGTGCGTATCGCGGAAGACGGCGAGATACTGGTGTGTGGACCGAACGTCATGCTGGGCTATTATCACAAACCCGCCGAGACCGCCGAAGCGATAGACCCCGAAGGCTGGTTTCACACCGGCGACATGGGCTCGCTGGACGCCGACGGATTCCTGCGCATCACCGGGCGCAAGAAGGACATCATCGTGCTGGCGAACGGAAAGAACGTCGCTCCGGTGCCCATTGAGGATCAGCTGAAGACCAGCCCTTACATCTCCGAAGCGGTGCTGTTCGGTGACGAACAGGAGGTGATCACCGCGCTCATCGTGCCCAACTTTGAAAGGACACGTGAATGGGCGAAGATGCAGGGGCTGCTCGTACAGAGCGATACCGAACTGGTCGCCCTGCCGGAGGTCAAGCAGCTGATGAAGCAGGAGATTGACCGCCTGACCGCGCATCTCGCCGACTTCGAGAAGGTGCGCCGCTTCACCCTGCTGGACCATCCCTTCAGCATCGAGACCGGCGAACTCACCCCCACGCTGAAGGTACGCCGGCACTTCATCAAACAGCGCTACGCGGAGGAGCTGCAGGCGATGCGACGATAA
- a CDS encoding dehydrogenase translates to MSDYAITFTARERAELLPVERDTSPLQPDEVAGSTIASLISTGTELNAGFLADSFPRRTGYAAVFRVEEVGTQVSRFRRGDLAYCMGAHQSFQRVPESNAIPVPEGLSPCEAVFTRLMGVSMSTLITTCARPPQRVLVTGLGIVGHLAARIFQMCGYEVFGCDPSERRREIARQAGIAAVYPRVPVEELAGTIALVLECSGNEEAALDGCRVVCKRGEVVLVGTPWRRYTDRTAFELTHAIFHHYAVVRSGWEWELPLHPQDFRANSIYGNQQAALRWLAEGKISVKGLYSTASPADCQRVYESLWRGDWDTLTAVFDWEQLS, encoded by the coding sequence ATGAGCGACTACGCCATTACCTTCACCGCCCGCGAGCGAGCGGAACTGCTGCCTGTGGAGCGCGACACTTCTCCCCTCCAGCCCGACGAAGTGGCTGGCAGCACTATCGCCAGCCTCATCAGTACGGGCACAGAGCTGAACGCTGGTTTCCTCGCCGATAGCTTTCCGCGTCGAACTGGTTACGCCGCGGTGTTCCGCGTGGAGGAGGTAGGTACACAGGTATCCCGCTTCCGGCGTGGCGACCTCGCCTACTGTATGGGCGCGCATCAATCCTTCCAGCGTGTCCCTGAAAGCAACGCCATTCCCGTACCCGAGGGGCTATCGCCTTGCGAAGCGGTGTTCACCCGGCTGATGGGTGTGTCCATGTCTACCCTCATTACTACCTGCGCCCGTCCACCCCAGCGCGTGCTGGTCACCGGCTTAGGCATCGTCGGACATCTGGCAGCGCGCATTTTCCAGATGTGTGGTTACGAGGTGTTCGGCTGTGACCCTTCAGAAAGGCGTAGAGAGATAGCCCGACAAGCAGGTATTGCAGCCGTCTACCCTCGTGTGCCTGTGGAGGAACTGGCAGGCACGATAGCGCTGGTACTGGAGTGCTCCGGCAACGAAGAAGCCGCACTGGATGGTTGCAGGGTGGTGTGCAAGCGAGGAGAGGTCGTACTGGTAGGCACACCGTGGAGACGATACACGGATCGCACCGCCTTTGAGCTCACCCACGCCATTTTCCACCACTACGCTGTGGTTCGTAGCGGGTGGGAATGGGAACTGCCCCTGCATCCACAAGACTTTCGTGCCAACAGCATCTATGGCAATCAGCAGGCGGCACTTCGCTGGCTGGCTGAAGGAAAAATCTCCGTGAAAGGGTTGTACAGCACTGCCTCGCCAGCAGACTGCCAGAGGGTTTACGAATCCCTGTGGCGTGGAGACTGGGACACGCTGACAGCGGTTTTCGATTGGGAGCAGCTGTCATAA
- a CDS encoding phosphatase PAP2 family protein: protein MLEALSQIDISLFYAANHAHHPLLDAVMLFVTDIQRTGILLLIVWVGLLWKGGTKGRTVALLLLPLILLTDQLSSHVLKELFGRVRPCEALQGVRAIDGCRHSLSFPSSHAVNTFAAATLFSLFYRRWVPWVAYGLAAIVSYSRIYLGLHYPSDVFGGAVIGATCALVLVWTYGGLVSLVNRRSKRHDKQ, encoded by the coding sequence ATGCTGGAAGCCTTATCCCAAATAGACATCTCCCTCTTCTACGCAGCGAACCACGCCCATCACCCGCTGCTGGACGCGGTGATGCTTTTTGTCACCGACATCCAGCGTACGGGTATCCTGTTACTGATTGTGTGGGTTGGGCTTCTGTGGAAGGGGGGAACGAAGGGCAGGACGGTCGCCCTGCTGCTGTTACCCCTGATTCTGCTGACCGATCAGCTGAGCAGTCACGTGCTGAAAGAGCTGTTTGGCAGGGTGCGTCCGTGCGAGGCGTTGCAGGGTGTGCGGGCGATAGACGGCTGTCGGCACAGTCTGTCTTTTCCCTCTTCGCACGCGGTGAACACCTTCGCGGCAGCAACGCTTTTTAGCCTGTTCTACCGGCGCTGGGTGCCCTGGGTGGCGTATGGTTTGGCGGCGATAGTCTCCTACTCGCGCATTTACCTGGGTCTGCACTATCCCTCCGATGTGTTCGGTGGAGCAGTGATTGGGGCAACCTGCGCGCTGGTGCTCGTCTGGACATACGGGGGACTGGTCTCCCTGGTGAACAGACGCAGCAAGCGGCACGATAAGCAGTAA
- a CDS encoding alpha-mannosidase, whose translation MTLDEHLDAVWQSLLHTDRETRKWVERLRAQIDFARQLAQVNPSQQAEWEGLILHAAQGFAQAVSEGKPVAEAVKEAEAVLSPIAPTAKEYTIHCVGHAHIDMNWMWNWAETVATANDTFSTVDRLMQEFPQFRFSQDQASTYQLLKDYLPELWQNVQEHVRSGRWEVTASHWVEADKNMASGEILCRHLLYTKRFFQKEFGLPYDAVQLDYEPDTFGHAHTVPGILARAGIRYYYFCRTGKGPFLFWWQGRDGSRVLAFDDHREWYLGPITPHIARHVVEFERQTGLKDMLFVYGVGDHGGGPTRRDLQLAHEMMEWPVFPKIRFSTYHEFFRIAEREAKDLPVIDSELNFVFEGCYSSQSNIKYANRRSENTLVEAEICALLAKGISGLAYPTDQLHTAWRHAMFNQFHDILPGSGVHATYEYAQGLFQEIIAHTSMMKTRSLRAIAAKVNTKAVSPAEVSPVQNHGEGLGAGQGDLPADGVLSRYGAGGIGCDPFVVFNPSPWVRSEVVTARIWDRDIETPYVAVRDDRGNVFRAQVLGRGDYWQHRFIELAFPAHELPPLGYRTYSIHRSVTAADGAGCSSDGMGTIENEFLRVTVEQQSGAIVSLVDKRTGLEMVPPGERIGLLEYILEAPHGMTAWVLGQIKEYLPFTEGATLTFPHNGPYLASVQAHHRFNDSRLTLTISLTAGVPRVDFTLDVDWLERGAPEKGVPTLRVQFPLAIDEPKCRMECPNGWVERSTIGYAQPSETFKHVGGTGIAMYPMDMPAQKWVDLSGVHSETGKPAGAVLVNDRVYAHSVCDNTLGMTLLRSSYDPDPLPELGRHTFRFALIPFGEGWTPAHSARAGYDFNQPFNVVSTDVHEGDLPLSQAFAEVLTPNVMLSGMKKAEDSDALILRLYEVEGKATTAEVRLSSVLARPNSPAVETDILEQPLTTNTARMNGDVLSVQIPAFGLVTVKVG comes from the coding sequence ATGACACTGGACGAGCACCTGGATGCCGTATGGCAATCTCTGCTTCATACTGACAGAGAAACGCGCAAGTGGGTGGAAAGACTTCGGGCACAGATAGATTTCGCCAGGCAGCTGGCGCAGGTAAACCCATCCCAACAGGCGGAGTGGGAGGGGCTGATTCTGCACGCCGCGCAGGGCTTTGCACAGGCGGTCTCTGAAGGCAAGCCGGTTGCGGAGGCGGTGAAAGAGGCGGAGGCGGTTCTCAGTCCCATCGCACCCACTGCCAAAGAGTATACCATCCACTGCGTAGGGCACGCCCATATCGATATGAACTGGATGTGGAACTGGGCGGAGACAGTGGCCACTGCCAACGATACCTTCTCCACAGTAGATAGATTGATGCAGGAGTTTCCCCAGTTTCGCTTCTCACAAGACCAGGCGTCCACCTATCAGCTGCTCAAAGACTATCTGCCCGAGCTGTGGCAGAATGTACAAGAGCATGTGCGCTCCGGCAGGTGGGAGGTCACCGCGAGCCATTGGGTGGAAGCCGATAAGAACATGGCGTCGGGGGAAATCTTGTGTCGCCATCTGTTGTATACGAAGCGATTCTTCCAGAAGGAGTTCGGGCTACCGTATGATGCGGTGCAGCTGGATTACGAACCCGACACCTTTGGACATGCGCACACCGTACCAGGCATTCTCGCCCGTGCCGGTATTCGCTACTACTACTTCTGCCGCACGGGCAAGGGACCGTTCCTGTTCTGGTGGCAGGGGCGAGATGGCTCTCGGGTGCTGGCGTTTGACGACCACCGCGAGTGGTATCTGGGACCTATCACGCCGCATATCGCACGACATGTGGTGGAATTTGAGCGGCAGACGGGCTTAAAGGATATGCTGTTCGTGTACGGCGTGGGTGACCACGGGGGTGGACCCACCCGGCGCGACCTGCAGCTGGCGCACGAGATGATGGAGTGGCCCGTTTTCCCCAAAATCCGGTTCAGCACCTACCATGAGTTCTTCCGCATCGCCGAGCGCGAGGCGAAAGACCTGCCCGTCATTGACAGTGAACTCAACTTCGTGTTTGAGGGCTGTTACTCTTCGCAAAGCAACATCAAGTACGCCAACCGGCGCAGCGAGAATACACTGGTGGAGGCAGAAATCTGTGCTCTTCTGGCGAAAGGTATCTCCGGTTTGGCGTATCCTACGGACCAGCTCCACACAGCATGGCGCCATGCCATGTTTAACCAGTTCCACGACATCTTGCCCGGTTCGGGAGTACACGCCACCTACGAGTATGCGCAAGGGCTATTCCAGGAAATTATCGCGCACACCTCCATGATGAAAACGCGCAGCCTGCGTGCTATCGCCGCAAAGGTGAACACGAAGGCAGTGTCGCCCGCCGAAGTATCTCCTGTGCAGAATCACGGCGAAGGCTTGGGCGCAGGGCAGGGCGACCTTCCCGCAGACGGCGTGCTCAGCCGATATGGCGCGGGCGGTATCGGTTGTGACCCGTTCGTGGTGTTCAATCCCTCGCCGTGGGTGCGCAGCGAGGTGGTCACCGCCCGCATCTGGGACCGTGACATCGAGACGCCGTACGTGGCTGTACGCGACGATAGGGGCAACGTCTTCCGGGCGCAGGTTCTGGGGCGTGGAGACTACTGGCAGCACCGTTTCATCGAACTGGCGTTTCCTGCCCACGAATTGCCTCCGCTGGGCTATCGTACCTACAGCATACACCGTTCGGTGACAGCTGCCGATGGCGCAGGCTGCAGTAGCGACGGTATGGGCACGATTGAAAACGAGTTTCTGCGTGTGACGGTGGAACAGCAATCCGGTGCGATTGTCAGCCTGGTCGATAAGCGCACGGGGCTGGAGATGGTGCCTCCAGGCGAGCGTATCGGGTTGCTGGAATACATTCTCGAGGCGCCGCATGGAATGACTGCCTGGGTGCTGGGGCAAATCAAGGAATATCTCCCCTTTACAGAAGGGGCCACCCTGACCTTCCCGCACAACGGTCCTTATCTTGCCAGCGTGCAGGCACACCATCGGTTCAACGATAGCCGGTTGACGCTGACTATCAGTCTCACGGCAGGCGTGCCGCGCGTGGATTTCACGCTGGATGTGGACTGGCTGGAACGCGGTGCGCCAGAGAAAGGTGTGCCCACACTGCGCGTGCAGTTCCCGCTGGCGATAGACGAGCCGAAGTGTCGGATGGAGTGCCCCAATGGTTGGGTGGAGCGTTCCACCATTGGCTACGCGCAGCCTTCAGAGACCTTCAAGCATGTGGGCGGAACAGGTATCGCCATGTATCCGATGGATATGCCCGCGCAGAAGTGGGTGGACCTGTCGGGAGTGCACTCTGAGACGGGCAAACCGGCGGGCGCGGTGCTGGTGAACGATCGTGTGTATGCGCATAGCGTCTGCGACAACACGCTAGGGATGACGTTGCTGCGCAGTTCCTACGACCCGGACCCGTTGCCAGAACTGGGTCGCCATACCTTCCGCTTTGCGCTGATTCCGTTTGGCGAAGGGTGGACGCCCGCGCACTCTGCCCGTGCAGGCTACGACTTCAACCAGCCCTTCAACGTGGTGAGCACCGACGTGCATGAGGGCGATTTGCCCCTCTCGCAGGCGTTCGCGGAAGTGCTAACGCCTAACGTGATGCTGAGCGGGATGAAGAAGGCAGAAGACTCAGACGCGCTCATCTTGCGTCTGTATGAGGTGGAAGGCAAGGCGACGACCGCAGAGGTTCGGCTCAGCAGCGTGCTGGCACGACCGAACTCACCGGCGGTGGAGACGGACATTCTGGAACAGCCGTTGACGACAAATACCGCCCGCATGAACGGCGACGTGCTCAGTGTGCAGATACCTGCCTTTGGTTTGGTGACGGTGAAGGTAGGGTAG